Proteins encoded in a region of the Paenibacillus sp. E222 genome:
- a CDS encoding glutathionylspermidine synthase family protein, which produces MRHIYQLPFSHEEVFRGEAGQQVPYHRMYGKQYCVPALTVYSPEEMQELRTAVEAVDGIYCKVMRFIQQYMPDSFLEQQLGIHPGLIPTARMEMVTGGITRQDWIIGEAGPKCIENNTDTPTGIPEAAALEGFLVGMAEKTSLHAPSIGMDECIRECFRRWLDAYAQQGLLGSVTFTSFGEHVEDRTNTEYLMKLCQEAGYETFYAPLEELEIVPGEALYHQGREINLLYRLYPLEYLIDDRDETTGVDIGAALLELVQNGRLGLMNPAQHVLMQSKGFMAAIWSLYERNEQTPEYCGFRLFNDAELSAISRYLLPTYFEAGPFEWSAMPYVAKSYWGREGRGTSLLGEGSDHHGRHAANSYQLHATMNSNTTDELEEDEEIAAYYNNQPKIYQQLVPMEQAVIQTEDGEYSGYLLTGVFVIGGRFAGVLPRIGEKVTGDMAYYCAAVVNERMDDEEEKEWTIWD; this is translated from the coding sequence ATGAGGCATATATACCAGCTGCCGTTCAGTCATGAAGAAGTGTTCAGGGGCGAAGCAGGGCAGCAGGTTCCCTACCATCGGATGTATGGCAAGCAATATTGTGTGCCTGCGTTGACGGTCTATTCCCCTGAGGAGATGCAGGAATTGCGTACGGCAGTTGAGGCTGTAGACGGGATCTATTGCAAGGTGATGCGTTTTATTCAGCAATACATGCCCGACTCATTTCTGGAGCAGCAGTTGGGCATTCATCCCGGGCTGATTCCGACTGCGCGTATGGAGATGGTGACAGGCGGGATCACTCGGCAGGACTGGATTATCGGAGAAGCCGGGCCTAAATGTATTGAGAATAATACGGATACCCCAACCGGCATACCTGAAGCAGCTGCATTGGAAGGGTTTTTGGTGGGGATGGCTGAAAAAACATCGCTCCATGCTCCGTCCATAGGAATGGATGAATGTATCCGGGAATGCTTTCGCCGCTGGCTGGATGCTTACGCACAGCAGGGTTTGCTGGGCTCGGTGACCTTTACTTCGTTTGGGGAGCATGTGGAGGATCGGACCAATACCGAGTATCTGATGAAGCTGTGCCAGGAGGCGGGGTATGAAACGTTTTACGCTCCACTGGAGGAGTTGGAGATTGTTCCAGGGGAGGCGCTCTACCATCAAGGACGCGAGATCAACCTTCTGTACCGGCTCTATCCCCTGGAATATCTAATCGATGATCGAGATGAAACGACCGGCGTGGACATCGGCGCAGCGCTGCTTGAATTGGTTCAGAATGGCCGCCTGGGCCTGATGAATCCTGCACAGCATGTGCTGATGCAGAGCAAGGGCTTCATGGCGGCGATCTGGTCACTCTATGAACGCAATGAACAAACCCCGGAGTATTGCGGGTTTCGGCTGTTTAACGATGCAGAGTTGTCTGCAATCTCCCGGTATCTGCTGCCGACTTATTTTGAAGCCGGGCCATTCGAATGGAGCGCAATGCCTTATGTGGCCAAAAGCTATTGGGGCCGTGAAGGTCGAGGCACCTCGCTGCTGGGTGAGGGATCGGATCATCATGGGCGCCATGCTGCTAATTCTTATCAGCTGCACGCCACGATGAACTCCAACACCACAGACGAACTGGAAGAAGATGAGGAAATCGCAGCCTACTATAATAATCAGCCTAAAATATATCAGCAGCTGGTACCGATGGAACAGGCCGTGATTCAGACAGAGGATGGCGAATACAGCGGTTATTTGCTTACAGGGGTCTTTGTCATCGGTGGACGTTTTGCCGGTGTGCTGCCCCGGATCGGGGAGAAGGTAACCGGAGATATGGCCTATTATTGTGCGGCTGTGGTCAATGAACGGATGGATGATGAGGAGGAGAAGGAATGGACAATTTGGGATTGA